A portion of the Osmia lignaria lignaria isolate PbOS001 chromosome 15, iyOsmLign1, whole genome shotgun sequence genome contains these proteins:
- the TfIIA-S gene encoding general transcription factor IIA subunit 2, translating into MSYQLYRNTTLGNTLQESLDELIQYGQITPQLALKVLLQFDKAINQALATRVKSRLTFKAGKLNTYRFCDNVWTFMLNDVEFREVQEVAIVDKVKIVACDGKTLDADTTTKR; encoded by the exons ATGTCTTATCAATTGTACCGAAATACAACGTTAGGTAATACGTTACAAGAGAGTCTTGATGAATTAATTCAG TATGGACAAATCACACCACAATTAGCGCTTAAGGTATTATTGCAATTTGACAAGGCAATTAATCAAGCACTTGCAACTAGAGTAAAATCAAGACTTACATTTAAG GCTGGTAAATTAAATACATACAGATTTTGTGATAATGTATGGACATTTATGTTGAATGATGTTGAATTTCGTGAAGTTCAAGAAGTTGCAATTGTagataaagtaaaaattgttgCCTGTGATGGAAAAA CATTGGATGCAGATACAACAACAAAGCGATAA
- the S2P gene encoding membrane-bound transcription factor site-2 protease isoform X2, whose translation MDRSKFWTAWFNAGVIVSIILLPLATIAILRMTFNIWSNGPSLDNSNSEPLLEPMLPGVDVPFNELGYYVITLAVCSIMHELGHALAAAREDVQLFGLGILIAFTIPIAYVHISSEQLASLPLKNQLRVTCAGIWHNIVLATLAATVLMLSTWLWAPFYTVGNGIYVKTILPNSPVLGQAGLLEQDIIYELNDCPIKYTEDWYDCILNTVNQPALGYCVKQSFIQEYDESVPARQKTNGVTNCCTTDSETSGNLCFEYIEGPQAAPLHLPPHSCLPARIMINQSQYFCHASHECLFQDTHCLKPSLDNATKIVQIKRREGMDVLYLGHPADIYRTVDVSDWVPKYSFLNPKLPEALALLCKYITVFSAGLAVINIVPCFFLDGQYIINILLLYLLNFTPHNKNIRQTIILMVTSIGTLLLIINLLYLLMNKLL comes from the exons ATGGACCGTTCCAAATTTTGGACTGCTTGGTTTAATGCAGGAGTGATTGTTAGCATCATTCTGTTGcctcttgcaactattgcaatCTTAAGGATGACATTCAATATATGGAGTAATGGGCCATCTCTTGATAATAGCAATTCTGAACCTTTATTGGAACCAATG TTGCCTGGAGTAGATGTGCCCTTCAATGAACTTGGGTATTATGTCATTACATTAGCAGTTTGCAGTATTATGCATGAGCTAGGTCATGCATTAGCTGCAGCAAGAGAAGATGTTCAATTATTTGGCTTAGGAATATTAATTGCTTTCACAATACCCATAGCTTATGTACACATAAGCAGTGAACAGCTTGCTTCATTACCATTAAAGAATCAATTAAGAGTAACTTGTGCAGGAATTTGGCATAACATAGTACTTGCTACATTAGCTGCAACTGTCCTTATGCTTTCCACATGGTTGTGGGCACCATTTTATACAGTTGGAAATGGAATTTATGTAAAGACTATTTTACCT AATTCACCTGTACTAGGTCAAGCAGGACTTCTTGAACAGGACATAATATATGAGTTAAATGATTGCCCCATAAAGTATACTGAAGACTGGTATGATTGTATACTAAATACGGTAAATCAGCCTGCTCTTGGATATTGTGTTAAGCAGTCATTTATTCAG GAATATGACGAATCAGTTCCAGCTAGACAGAAAACTAATGGTGTTACAAATTGTTGTACCACAGATAGTGAAACTAGTGGAAACTTATGCTTCGAATATATTGAGGGACCACAAGCTGCTCCTTTGCATTTACCTCCACATTCTTGCCTTCCAGCAAGAATTATGATTAACCAGTCACAGTACTTTTGTCATGCTAGTCATGAATGTCTGTTTCAAGATACACATTGTTTAAAACCTTCTCTCGATAATGCTACCAAg attgtacaaataaaaagaagagaaggaatGGATGTTTTATATTTAGGACACCCAGCAGATATTTATAGAACAGTTGATGTATCTGATTGGGTaccaaaatattcatttttaaatccGAAATTACCGGAAGCTTTAGCACTGCTTTGCAAATATATAACAGTCTTTTCTGCAGGGTTAGCAGTTATTAATATTGTGCCTTGTTTCTTTTTGGATGggcaatatattataaatatacttctactttatttattaaatttcacaccgcacaataaaaatattagacaGACTATCATATTAATGGTAACAAGTATAGGTACATTACTTCTTATTATAAACTTACTGTATTTActtatgaataaattattataa
- the S2P gene encoding membrane-bound transcription factor site-2 protease isoform X1: MEALNVLIAIGLIHCSLFFFDTIFKTCSHYPYLYFLKNTGLEVQVLRIKWFTTAFNRKIIKWGMDRSKFWTAWFNAGVIVSIILLPLATIAILRMTFNIWSNGPSLDNSNSEPLLEPMLPGVDVPFNELGYYVITLAVCSIMHELGHALAAAREDVQLFGLGILIAFTIPIAYVHISSEQLASLPLKNQLRVTCAGIWHNIVLATLAATVLMLSTWLWAPFYTVGNGIYVKTILPNSPVLGQAGLLEQDIIYELNDCPIKYTEDWYDCILNTVNQPALGYCVKQSFIQEYDESVPARQKTNGVTNCCTTDSETSGNLCFEYIEGPQAAPLHLPPHSCLPARIMINQSQYFCHASHECLFQDTHCLKPSLDNATKIVQIKRREGMDVLYLGHPADIYRTVDVSDWVPKYSFLNPKLPEALALLCKYITVFSAGLAVINIVPCFFLDGQYIINILLLYLLNFTPHNKNIRQTIILMVTSIGTLLLIINLLYLLMNKLL, from the exons ATGGAAGCTTTAAATGTGTTAATTGCAATAGGTCTTATCCattgttcattatttttctttgatacaatttttaag acATGCTCACATTATCcatatctatattttttaaaaaatactgGGCTGGAGGTTCAGGTGTTAAGAATAAAATGGTTCACTACAGCATTTAACCGTAAGATAATTAAATGGGGAATGGACCGTTCCAAATTTTGGACTGCTTGGTTTAATGCAGGAGTGATTGTTAGCATCATTCTGTTGcctcttgcaactattgcaatCTTAAGGATGACATTCAATATATGGAGTAATGGGCCATCTCTTGATAATAGCAATTCTGAACCTTTATTGGAACCAATG TTGCCTGGAGTAGATGTGCCCTTCAATGAACTTGGGTATTATGTCATTACATTAGCAGTTTGCAGTATTATGCATGAGCTAGGTCATGCATTAGCTGCAGCAAGAGAAGATGTTCAATTATTTGGCTTAGGAATATTAATTGCTTTCACAATACCCATAGCTTATGTACACATAAGCAGTGAACAGCTTGCTTCATTACCATTAAAGAATCAATTAAGAGTAACTTGTGCAGGAATTTGGCATAACATAGTACTTGCTACATTAGCTGCAACTGTCCTTATGCTTTCCACATGGTTGTGGGCACCATTTTATACAGTTGGAAATGGAATTTATGTAAAGACTATTTTACCT AATTCACCTGTACTAGGTCAAGCAGGACTTCTTGAACAGGACATAATATATGAGTTAAATGATTGCCCCATAAAGTATACTGAAGACTGGTATGATTGTATACTAAATACGGTAAATCAGCCTGCTCTTGGATATTGTGTTAAGCAGTCATTTATTCAG GAATATGACGAATCAGTTCCAGCTAGACAGAAAACTAATGGTGTTACAAATTGTTGTACCACAGATAGTGAAACTAGTGGAAACTTATGCTTCGAATATATTGAGGGACCACAAGCTGCTCCTTTGCATTTACCTCCACATTCTTGCCTTCCAGCAAGAATTATGATTAACCAGTCACAGTACTTTTGTCATGCTAGTCATGAATGTCTGTTTCAAGATACACATTGTTTAAAACCTTCTCTCGATAATGCTACCAAg attgtacaaataaaaagaagagaaggaatGGATGTTTTATATTTAGGACACCCAGCAGATATTTATAGAACAGTTGATGTATCTGATTGGGTaccaaaatattcatttttaaatccGAAATTACCGGAAGCTTTAGCACTGCTTTGCAAATATATAACAGTCTTTTCTGCAGGGTTAGCAGTTATTAATATTGTGCCTTGTTTCTTTTTGGATGggcaatatattataaatatacttctactttatttattaaatttcacaccgcacaataaaaatattagacaGACTATCATATTAATGGTAACAAGTATAGGTACATTACTTCTTATTATAAACTTACTGTATTTActtatgaataaattattataa
- the LOC117612070 gene encoding 8-oxo-dGDP phosphatase NUDT18: MSLSIEKQIELLLAGQPLETDGKHETNRAVQNEIIGTKGTVNNYVPICQKTVTYIVAAVIINNQEEVLMIQEAKSSCHGKWYLPAGRVDPNETLLNAIKREVLEETGLIFQPETLILVECASGSWFRFVFNGKITAGNLKTLEQANEESLQASWVHNINDLPLRSHDIVSLIERGKSYVMNKDISQHPYLTPVSRPLNKLLLRLTITSKKRATNKLHVLVSDTTPYCLPVCEINPNRSLLSTLHSFMEELFGNEVAQHKPHGILSVEFSGGQGGDGLCLTILVSFKLPVEDVLAIGKYVWYELPENLATSITYRLPRNMTVPLNVIR; encoded by the exons ATGTCTTTAAGTATTGAAAAgcaaattgaattattattagctGGTCAACCTTTAGAAACTGATGGCAAGCATGAAACTAACCGTGCTgtacaaaatgaaataatag GAACAAAAggaactgttaataactatgtCCCAATTTGCCAAAAAACTGTGACATATATTGTCGCTGCTGTTATCATAAATAATCAGGAAGAAGTATTGATGATTCAAGAAGCAAAGTCTTCTTGCCATGGGAAATGGTATTTACCAGCTGGTAGAGTTGATCCCAATGAAACTTTATTAAATGCTATTAAAAGAGAAGTTTTAGAAGAAACAGGCCTTATATTTCAACCAGAAACATTGATATTAGTAGAGTGCGCAAGTGGTTCGTGGTTTAGATTCGTATTTAATGGTAAAATAACTGCTGGTAACTTGAAAACATTAGAGCAAGCAAATGAAGAATCATTGCAAGCAAGTTGGGTGCATAATATAAATGATCTACCATTGAGATCACATGACATTGTTTCTTTGATAGAAAGAGGCAAAAGTTATGTCATGAATAAAGATATTTCACAACATCCATATTTAACACCAGTCAGTAGGCCACTGAATAAACTATTACTGCGACTTACAATCACATCAAAGAAAAGAGCAAC GAATAAATTACATGTTCTTGTATCGGATACAACACCGTATTGTTTACCGGTCTGTGAAATTAATCCGAATCGCAGTCTTCTTTCTACTTTACATAGTTTTATGGAA GAACTGTTTGGAAATGAAGTTGCACAACATAAACCGCATGGTATCCTCTCTGTAGAGTTCAGTGGGGGTCAAGGAGGAGATGGACTATGTTTAACAATATTAGTATCGTTCAAATTGCCGGTAGAAGATGTACTTGCTATTGGAAAATATGTTTGGTATGAATTACCTGAAAATTTAGCTACAAGTATTACTTATCGTTTACCGCGAAACATGACTGTACCTTTAAACGTAATACGATAA